One Malania oleifera isolate guangnan ecotype guangnan chromosome 9, ASM2987363v1, whole genome shotgun sequence DNA segment encodes these proteins:
- the LOC131163501 gene encoding uncharacterized protein LOC131163501: MVKALVDFWNPPYTCFTIDGIDMVPTIEEYSSLLHLMTQRSPYLTYVPDSRISLVWELYNLAGVKIQRTAGESKRITWKCLKELLEEEKNEGVQIHLFTLAIYGLIIFPKELGAIDRFTISFVAQVKNGANPVPGILAETFRSLNKCRSKGQERLKCCVSLLYVWFASHLPSNQGGYRNTFSALRIPLAEFEEAQQNVQWSKANWNEKLHKLRELGLVWQAPWMNHSNMMYRCGNFPWVPLLGPWRGIAYAPLMARRQVGASQFVPMTHRLADSDFAYEVGDTQDQIRKFMVAWKHVHLIGPGDGIATVQGNYEEWRENRVNPRLKRIPEVIIEHVKSPSACIQLKPQGDPCPVEKGDARAEVGNQQKEALVSVYRKEIKRQRIRYIQSEEEVVALRKERRRLQAALEQKSQMLEDAHTEIKKKSLYIQELERQGDEQRSKYNQVLEKMEPVHNESGLLGCQFRALHKKTTHNQMQRLGLMSHLLLIFWLDLLLYERIR, from the coding sequence ATGGTGAAGGCATTGGTGGACTTTTGGAATCCTCCGTACACATGTTTTACGATAGATGGAATCGACATGGTTCCTACAATTGAAGAATACTCCTCGCTACTGCATTTGATGACACAACGATCACCCTACCTCACTTATGTGCCTGATTCCAGGATTTCCTTAGTATGGGAGTTGTATAACCTTGCTGGGGTCAAGATTCAACGAACGGCAGGGGAAAGCAAAAGGATCACTTGGAAATGCTTGAAGGAGTTGTtggaagaagagaaaaatgaagggGTTCAGATACATTTGTTCACACTGGCCATATATGGCCTAATTATATTTCCCAAAGAACTAGGGGCCATTGATAGATTTACTATTTCTTTCGTAGCGCAAGTAAAGAATGGGGCTAATCCGGTTCCGGGTATTTTGGCAGAAACCTTTCGATCTCTTAACAAATGCAGGAGCAAGGGTCAGGAGCGACTGAAATGTTGCGTATCATTACTCTATGTTTGGTTTGCCAGTCACCTGCCAAGTAACCAAGGGGGGTACCGTAACACCTTTTCAGCTCTTCGAATCCCCTTAGCTGAGTTCGAAGAGGCTCAGCAGAATGTTCAATGGAGCAAGGCTAACTGGaatgaaaaattacacaaactGAGGGAGTTGGGATTAGTTTGGCAAGCGCCATGGATGAACCATTCCAACATGATGTATCGATGTGGAAACTTCCCGTGGGTCCCGTTATTAGGTCCATGGAGAGGAATAGCATACGCTCCTTTGATGGCAAGAAGGCAAGTGGGAGCGTCTCAGTTTGTGCCTATGACTCATAGATTAGCCGACTCGGACTTCGCATATGAAGTAGGAgacactcaagatcaaattagAAAGTTCATGGTGGCTTGGAAACATGTGCACCTAATAGGTCCAGGTGATGGAATTGCCACAGTCCAAGGAAATTATGAAGAATGGCGGGAAAACCGAGTAAACCCCCGACTCAAAAGAATCCCAGAAGTCATTATTGAGCATGTTAAATCACCAAGCGCGTGCATACAATTGAAGCCACAAGGGGATCCATGCCCAGTAGAAAAGGGAGATGCAAGAGCAGAAGTGGGGAATCAGCAAAAGGAGGCTCTAGTCTCTGTCTATCGCAAGGAAATCAAGCGACAGAGGATTCGGTACATacaatcagaagaagaggtcgTGGCTCTAAGGAAGGAAAGACGAAGACTTCAAGCAGCACTTGAACAGAAATCTCAAATGTTAGAAGATGCCCATACCGAAATCAAAAAGAAATCGCTCTACATACAAGAGTTGGAAAGGCAGGGGGATGAGCAGAGAAGCAAGTATAATCAAGTACTGGAAAAGATGGAGCCCGTGCATAACGAAAGTGGGCTACTGGGATGCCAATTTCGGGCTTTGCATAAAAAGACGACACACAACCAAATGCAGAGATTGGGGCTCATGAGCCATTTGCTTTTAATATTTTGGTTGGATTTGTTATTGTATGAAAGGATTCGTTAA